A window of Campylobacter pinnipediorum subsp. pinnipediorum contains these coding sequences:
- a CDS encoding Opr family porin, whose protein sequence is MKKSLIAMLALSSFAIAESSSIEEAFKNGKMSGDVSVYYESRHANKVEKRKYYQNTAWAVGNIGINYETDYYKNFKLVGGLRASLPAYEKDKNIKTDHGTGDSTERFYEDYKYNLSKLYLEYNANDTVIKLGRQDIYSDWITKVMDGATIVNNSIENLTLDALWARARGSVRINEMTKIKRVNGGRGLFGVGATYSFENGLAFRAYENYMDNALSVFGGKIMYDGKLNENVGFGGKLHYAKIDEKGRYLDQDKRVGVYKDGDGDVFEGIAYVSYNDTKFTLGYVAADKQSGWGTLKGQNYVGDTIVQFEEGDAMYTNDAKTVYAMLSTNIQKLSVAGIIGTTNYVAMKDNKNKKYKQSEFSAWLGYPLTESLSASLKFDKTFGDYENIPTMTQVSAGLTYKF, encoded by the coding sequence ATGAAAAAAAGTTTGATTGCTATGCTTGCACTTTCATCTTTTGCTATAGCTGAGAGTTCTTCAATTGAAGAGGCTTTTAAAAATGGTAAAATGAGCGGTGATGTTTCTGTTTATTATGAAAGTCGACATGCTAATAAAGTTGAAAAGCGTAAATATTACCAAAATACCGCTTGGGCAGTTGGGAACATAGGCATAAATTACGAAACAGATTATTATAAAAACTTTAAATTGGTAGGTGGTTTGAGAGCTTCGCTTCCTGCTTATGAGAAAGATAAAAATATAAAAACCGATCATGGGACAGGTGACTCTACTGAGAGATTTTATGAAGATTATAAATACAATCTATCAAAATTATATCTTGAATACAATGCAAATGATACTGTCATTAAATTAGGTCGTCAAGATATATACTCTGACTGGATTACAAAAGTAATGGACGGAGCTACTATAGTAAATAACTCTATAGAAAATCTAACATTAGATGCACTATGGGCTCGTGCAAGAGGTAGTGTTAGGATCAACGAAATGACTAAGATCAAAAGAGTTAATGGTGGTAGAGGCCTTTTTGGTGTCGGTGCAACTTATAGCTTTGAAAATGGTTTGGCATTCAGGGCTTATGAAAATTATATGGATAATGCTCTTTCTGTATTTGGTGGAAAAATTATGTATGATGGCAAGCTAAATGAAAATGTTGGATTTGGTGGTAAGCTTCACTATGCCAAAATAGATGAAAAAGGTAGATATTTAGATCAAGACAAAAGAGTTGGTGTTTACAAAGATGGCGATGGCGATGTATTTGAAGGTATTGCATATGTAAGCTATAATGATACTAAGTTTACTTTAGGATATGTTGCAGCTGATAAACAAAGTGGTTGGGGAACTCTAAAAGGTCAAAATTATGTAGGCGATACCATCGTCCAATTTGAAGAGGGTGATGCAATGTATACGAATGATGCTAAAACAGTTTATGCAATGCTATCAACAAATATACAAAAACTATCTGTTGCAGGTATAATAGGAACAACTAATTATGTTGCTATGAAAGATAATAAAAATAAAAAATACAAACAAAGCGAATTTAGTGCTTGGTTAGGCTATCCTTTAACAGAAAGCTTATCAGCTTCTTTGAAATTTGATAAAACATTTGGTGATTATGAAAATATACCTACTATGACACAAGTTAGTGCCGGATTAACTTATAAATTTTAA
- a CDS encoding FAD-dependent oxidoreductase yields MAEEKFNVIIVGGGIAGCIAGYLLAKDGLEVLIIERGNTIGAKNTSGGRIYAHSIEPIFPDFGNIAPIERLITHEKLSFMSEDENLTMDYTLKPTENKMELSYSVLRVKFDAWLGEQAENAGASIITGIRVDDLIQRDNKICGVIAGGEEMEADVVILADGANSTLCSKYGLGYELNPHTCAVGVKEIIELGKDRIEDIFNVNENEGAAWLFAGSPSAGHMGGGFLYTNKTSISLGVVFGLHNSHNSNVTVPEMLENFKNHPSVKPLIKNGKTTEYSAHIVPEGGLGAIKKISDNGVLVVGDCAGLCLNVGYSVRGMDLAVESAVCAAKAIVKAKQNNDFSIASLSEYKKKLNDSFVMNDLALYKNLPNVLNNNRIFNEYPKMVNGIMRDLFVVNGDSKPLRNKILPRLKEVGYLNIVKDMINGVKSI; encoded by the coding sequence ATGGCTGAAGAAAAATTTAATGTGATTATAGTTGGTGGAGGAATAGCTGGGTGTATTGCTGGTTATTTATTAGCAAAAGATGGTCTTGAGGTATTGATAATAGAAAGAGGCAATACTATTGGGGCTAAAAATACAAGTGGAGGTAGGATTTATGCACATAGTATAGAACCCATATTTCCAGATTTTGGTAATATAGCTCCTATTGAAAGATTGATTACTCATGAAAAATTGTCTTTTATGAGTGAAGATGAAAATTTAACAATGGATTATACTTTAAAACCAACAGAAAATAAAATGGAACTTTCATATTCTGTATTAAGGGTAAAATTTGATGCATGGTTGGGAGAACAAGCTGAAAATGCAGGAGCAAGTATAATAACTGGTATCAGGGTAGATGATTTAATTCAAAGAGATAATAAAATTTGCGGTGTTATTGCTGGAGGCGAAGAGATGGAGGCCGATGTTGTAATTCTAGCAGATGGCGCAAACTCAACACTTTGCTCTAAATATGGGTTGGGATATGAGTTAAATCCGCATACATGTGCCGTTGGGGTAAAAGAAATTATAGAACTAGGAAAAGATAGAATTGAAGATATTTTTAATGTAAATGAAAATGAGGGCGCTGCTTGGTTATTTGCTGGAAGTCCTTCTGCTGGACATATGGGAGGTGGTTTTTTATATACGAATAAAACTTCTATATCTTTGGGTGTTGTTTTTGGGTTGCATAATTCTCATAATTCAAATGTAACCGTTCCTGAAATGCTTGAAAATTTTAAAAATCATCCATCTGTAAAACCTTTGATTAAAAACGGCAAAACGACAGAATATTCAGCTCACATAGTCCCAGAGGGAGGTTTGGGTGCTATTAAAAAAATATCAGATAATGGTGTTTTGGTTGTTGGTGATTGTGCCGGACTTTGTTTGAATGTTGGATACTCAGTGCGCGGTATGGATTTGGCTGTTGAAAGTGCAGTTTGTGCTGCCAAAGCTATTGTGAAAGCAAAACAGAATAATGATTTTAGTATCGCTTCTTTATCTGAGTATAAGAAAAAACTCAATGATAGTTTTGTTATGAATGATTTAGCACTGTATAAAAATTTACCAAATGTTTTAAATAATAATAGAATATTTAATGAATATCCAAAAATGGTTAATGGGATAATGAGAGATTTGTTTGTTGTAAACGGAGACAGTAAGCCGTTAAGGAATAAAATTTTACCTAGATTAAAAGAAGTTGGTTATTTGAATATAGTGAAAGATATGATTAATGGAGTAAAATCGATATGA
- a CDS encoding ferredoxin family protein: MKNVDLNVDAKLSINKFFVDESNAHIELIRDISEEEFTKLEVACPAALYKRDENGAFHFDYAGCLECGTCRVLCGSTILKKWEYPNGTFGVEYRFG; the protein is encoded by the coding sequence ATGAAAAATGTAGATTTAAATGTAGATGCAAAATTAAGTATTAATAAGTTTTTTGTAGATGAGTCAAATGCCCATATAGAATTGATAAGAGATATCAGCGAAGAAGAATTTACAAAGCTTGAAGTTGCTTGTCCTGCAGCTTTGTATAAAAGAGATGAGAATGGAGCGTTTCATTTTGATTATGCTGGGTGTTTGGAGTGTGGAACATGTAGAGTTTTGTGCGGGTCTACTATTTTGAAAAAATGGGAATATCCTAATGGTACTTTTGGTGTTGAATATAGATTTGGATAA
- a CDS encoding Opr family porin → MKKSLIAMFALSSFAVADSSSLEEAFKNGKTSGDVSVYYESRHIDKGEKSTYYQNTAWAVGSIGINYETDYYKNFKFVAGFRAALPVYEKDKNTKTFHGIGDSTERVSENYRYNLSNLYLEYNANDTVIKIGRQNIYSDWVTQINDGVTIVNNSIKNLTLDALWTRARGKVKINEMTQVEKFNDTRGLFGAGATYSFENGLSFRAYGEHADNVLSVFGGKIMYDGKLNENVGFGGKLHYAKMDEKIKDIKDGEVFESVAYVSYNDTKLTLGYVAAGKDNGWGSSFKGGMYVGDTIVQFEEGDVMYTNDAKTIYAMLSTNIQKLSVSGIIGTTNYVAGKDNKKYKQSEFSAWLSYPLTESLSASLKFDKTFGDYQDTPTYAQTSAGLTYKF, encoded by the coding sequence ATGAAAAAAAGTTTGATTGCAATGTTTGCACTTTCATCTTTTGCTGTAGCTGATAGTTCTTCACTTGAAGAGGCTTTTAAAAATGGTAAAACAAGTGGCGATGTTTCTGTTTATTATGAGAGTCGTCATATTGACAAAGGTGAAAAGAGCACATATTATCAAAATACTGCTTGGGCGGTTGGAAGTATAGGCATAAACTATGAAACAGATTATTATAAAAACTTTAAATTTGTAGCAGGATTTAGGGCTGCTCTCCCGGTTTATGAAAAGGATAAAAATACAAAAACATTTCATGGTATTGGTGATTCTACTGAGAGGGTTTCTGAGAATTATAGATATAATCTATCAAATTTATATCTTGAATATAATGCAAACGATACAGTTATAAAGATAGGTCGCCAAAACATATACTCTGATTGGGTTACTCAAATAAACGATGGGGTTACAATAGTAAATAACTCTATAAAAAATCTGACATTAGATGCATTATGGACACGCGCAAGAGGTAAAGTTAAAATAAATGAAATGACTCAAGTGGAAAAATTTAATGATACTAGAGGCCTTTTTGGTGCCGGTGCAACATATAGCTTTGAAAATGGTTTATCATTTAGGGCTTATGGAGAACATGCTGATAACGTTCTTTCTGTATTTGGTGGAAAAATTATGTATGATGGCAAGCTAAATGAAAATGTTGGATTTGGTGGTAAACTTCATTATGCTAAAATGGATGAAAAAATTAAAGATATTAAAGATGGTGAAGTGTTCGAAAGTGTAGCCTATGTAAGCTATAATGACACTAAACTTACATTAGGATATGTGGCAGCCGGCAAGGATAACGGTTGGGGTTCAAGCTTTAAAGGTGGAATGTATGTAGGTGATACTATTGTTCAGTTTGAAGAGGGTGATGTGATGTATACAAATGATGCCAAGACTATTTACGCAATGCTATCAACTAATATACAAAAATTATCTGTCTCTGGTATAATAGGAACAACTAATTATGTTGCTGGTAAAGACAACAAAAAATATAAGCAAAGTGAATTTAGTGCTTGGTTGAGCTATCCTTTGACAGAAAGCTTATCTGCTTCTTTGAAATTTGATAAAACATTTGGTGATTATCAAGACACTCCTACTTATGCGCAAACTAGCGCTGGATTGACTTATAAATTTTAA
- a CDS encoding TetR/AcrR family transcriptional regulator, which produces MTTKKRSEIKRNRMMHYFINAANQIIQKDGINSVNIRNTAHLAGYSSATLYNYFDNLTHLVFLATFNQLEEYNQAMYHCILNSKNSIEVYMNVCKCFCEYSYEKPEIYEMLFFSHNDDKFNNYIKEYYTLFPDKNKNKIPDFLNRMLNSNNLHSRSLSMLENCIKDGFINKEEVSDFNDICLRFNKTILQDVKEKILSKKEATNITLRYYYKLFRFYIKQEYAHLLDECYYNINL; this is translated from the coding sequence GTGACTACAAAAAAAAGAAGTGAAATAAAAAGAAATAGAATGATGCATTATTTCATAAATGCTGCCAATCAAATTATACAAAAAGATGGTATAAATTCTGTAAATATAAGAAATACTGCACATTTGGCTGGATACTCTAGTGCAACACTATATAATTATTTTGATAATTTAACACATTTAGTTTTTTTGGCTACATTTAATCAATTAGAAGAATATAATCAAGCTATGTATCATTGTATACTTAATTCTAAAAATTCAATTGAAGTTTATATGAATGTTTGTAAGTGTTTTTGTGAGTACTCTTATGAAAAACCTGAAATTTATGAAATGTTGTTTTTTTCACATAACGATGATAAATTTAATAATTACATAAAAGAATACTATACTTTATTTCCAGATAAAAACAAAAATAAAATACCAGATTTTTTAAATAGAATGCTTAATTCAAACAATTTGCATAGTAGAAGCTTATCAATGCTAGAAAATTGCATAAAAGATGGTTTTATAAATAAAGAAGAAGTGAGTGATTTTAATGATATTTGCTTGAGATTTAACAAAACAATACTGCAAGATGTTAAAGAAAAGATATTGTCAAAAAAAGAAGCTACAAATATAACATTAAGATATTATTATAAGTTATTTCGTTTTTATATAAAACAAGAGTATGCTCATCTTTTGGATGAATGCTATTATAATATAAATTTATAA